In the Aptenodytes patagonicus chromosome 5, bAptPat1.pri.cur, whole genome shotgun sequence genome, GAAAACGGGGAGAAATGAACCCCCCGAGGGAATCAAGGGATTTGCAGCGTGAGAGCGCAGTGGATGCGCTCACTGGTCTAAGCAGGAGCTGGTTTCgtctgccagccctgctgcactgTTTAATTTGGGCAGGTTCTGGGAACAGTTTACAGCTCTTTCCCCATTTTGCTGTGCCTACATGGTAAATTATCTGTAATCATTAGCAAGTGGGCTGTTTCCTCCTCAGACAAAATTAGTGGGCAGGGTCCGGAAAAATCTTCCTCAATCTCATTTCCTTCACAGGATGCACTTGAGATGCCGGTACTGCCTCAGAGGAGGCAGGGCACAGCCGCTGCCCAGAAGCAACCTTCCGCATTCCCTAGTGTACAAGCATCCCCCCCTCCATCAGTCCCCAGGGACTGTCCTGAGGGGACAGGTGAAATCCCAGCCTGCAGGTCAGTGAGGCTGAATGAGACACCCACCGGCACCGATTTTCAGCAAAGTGAGGCAGGAAAATGCAATGGCATGGGGACGACATGATTTATAGTTCCTCAGTCAGAGGAGAATATGGTCTCCCTGTAAACCCCATCCTTACACGGTGCACAGAGCTTGCGAATAATTCAATGAGTCACAAAAAGCATAAGCAATTAacagctgcttcccagccctgACCTCTGAAGTATAGCCGGCTGCCAGTGACTGATGCCATCGCCCGGGTGGCTCTGCCGCAACTGGCTTTTAGTCCCTGCAAAAGGTGGCTGTGCCCATCGCCCTGTCCTGCCCCACACTGGGGACAGTGCTGTGACCCAGCGCAGGGCATGGTGGGGTGGACACTgccagccggggagggggcgcgcgTGGGAAAGGCCTTTGTGGAGCAGCGGCTCTTCAGAGGGCTGAAGGACAAAGTGAAGGGGAGCTTTGGATTTACACCCAGGAAAGCTGGAATAAATCAAAGCAATTAAAGTGCAAATGAAGCTTTAAGCAATGTGGCATCCTAACTACCTGGGAAGCGCGTTGTGTATACTTTTGCCTCGCTCGCTCCCTCTTTTATTTATAGACAGAATTCAAATCGCTTAAATAATTTCAACTAATTTGCCAGGTAGAGCTGGGGTTCGGGAAGCACCTGCTGGCATTAATGAGGCTGTATTTTGACAGTGGCTCCACAAGCCGTCCAGGCTTGCCCGCGGCCGCATGCTCCCCAGACCTAGCAGACGGGTTTGTGCGGGTTCACGGGGATGCTGGCGGCTCCCTGCACCCGCACAGCTCTCAGGTGTGGTGCCTGGTGCCATCCCAGGTGACGCCGGGCACGGGCAGCGAGTGGAGGTGGGAGGGGATGCAGGAAGGCACTGGTGATGGGTGGCTGCGGGTTGCAGACACTGATAACGGCAGAGCTAGCGGTAATTAATCACACCGCAACAAGCCACCGGCGTCATGGTGGAAAGCacagtttaattttcttccaaactgCCTGGGCTGATGGTGAAGCAAGGCTGTGACCACACGTCTTCGGGTAACCACAGGTGATTTATAGCAGCCGGGAGGGCTGGGAAAACAGGTACAAGACCAAGAAATAACTCCACAGCCAGAGCAGAGGCACCAGAGTAAcaagggcaggggctggctgcaCCTCTGCTGCCCGTTTTCCCTCAGTGCCAGAGGAAGCAGGGCAGAGATGCACTTCAGTTTGGGTTTGGACACACCTGCAGGACCCCCAAGTCTCTCCAGGAAATCACAGCCCCCCCACATTCCCACctcagcctctcctgccctgcaggGACACTGGGAAGGGGCAGGCTGTGCTGGGAAATGGGGTGTCACCAAGCAAGCCcctgtgccctgcctgccccggagATGGAGGGGGGACACACTGTCCCCATGCCGTGCTGCGAGTCTTCACTGGTGCGGCTGGACAGTGCCTTTGGGCTGCGTCTCACCAGTTGATCGCAAGCTGCTGTGGGTGTTACCGAGTGCACTTGCTCGCTCCAATGCAAGCGACGTAGCTGTTTGCGTAGAATAGTGGTAGAGGAGAAATGTGATTATGGATTGAATTTTGTCCCGGTAAGGAGGCCCATAGTTGCCAAGACTGACACATCGCTGCAATACCTGCTCGTGGGAGACCTGGCACTGAGCAGGATGCAAAGGCTGCTAGATCCCTTCCCATAGGAAGCTGCCAGCCTGGCTCACTGGCATCCATAACACTCCAAGCTTATTACGTTCAGGTGGGCTGCCTTTTATTTGCAAGAAttcctgcaggaagaaaaattttGTGAATGCTTATCTAAACAAATATTTGCCTCAGATATGCTCTTGTGTCTATCTGACATGCTCATTTTCTTGTTTATCCAGCACGTTTCTCAAGAGGTTTCTGAACGTACTGTCAAatgcagtcatttaaaaattatgaatCAGGATTTCCGAGAGTAATGGTTGTTTAAGAACtacctgctttttttaatagtccTCCGAGGAGAGTTTTATGTGTCCCCTCCCTGGTAGGATGGTCACACATCACTCAAGCGGGCAAGCTCTGCTCCACGGATAGGCAGAGACCTCTGTATTTTCATATAGCACCAGGGCTAGAAGAGGCGGGAAAAATACCAGCTATTGCACAGCTAGAAAATAAGAAGAAGAGCTTGCACCGCAGCAAATGCTTGGAAACTATTTGCAAAAGGCAAGAGAGGTGCTCACCCTGGGTAATAGAGGATTTAGCTTGAGAGAAAGCAGCACTTGAGCCCTGTGATTCAGCTCAGCCCCGCGATCCCCTTCCTTCACTCTGAAAGGTCACTGTAACAAATGAACATGTTTATCAAACCCATCCCAAGCTGCTGCGAATCATTCGGGAGCGGACAGGAGGGAATAATCCACCATTTGAGCATGCTTTTTGCTGAAAACAATCTGCTCAGCACCAGTGGTGAAAGACTCATTTGCTGGTGTTGTAATCACCATGAATTAATATCGTCCGGTGCCCTGGGTATTCACCGAGAGGCAGGGTAGGGTTTTTCTATGTGCTTTCATGTAGGCATGAGGATAGCTTGGGCTGGGAGCGTGTGCCATCCCCCGGCTTCCCAGACCACATGTGTAACGCACAGGGGCAGAGGGCGTGATTTACCAGCAAGCTGCTTCCTAACCTTAACGTGCTGTGATGCACCCATTGCCCTTTAAATAACCGCTGTCTTTTGAAGGCATACATACttaagggggaaagaaaaaaacgaCCGTTCCCTCCTGAAAGACCTAATTTATCTGGAATTATCCATCCGCGGCTATAAATCCCCTGTAAAACTTGGCACGAGTTTAAAAGCAGTTACAGCAATGACTGTATATTTTTGTCTGAAACCTCAAGAAAGAACAAATTGACGCACTAAACGGCAGACACGGCATCGCAGAGAGCCGCGGTGGTGAGAGCAGGGCTACAGTGAGTGCCTTGCCTGGGAAGCACAGTTTAGGGGTACTCATGAATCCCCCTGGGctctttggtttctttctgaGCAGTTTCTGCCTGAGAAATGATTTTAACGTGCCAGTTTTCCCAGCTGTGCACGAGTCTAGCAGTGGGCTCGGAAGAGCAATGTGTGGGTCCTGGCTGGGGCAGCAGTTTTTAAGTCCCCTGCTAACGTTTGCTGAGCACCACGTCCTCGCCTGCCTTGTCCTTTGGGAACCAGGGCACAGGTACGTGGATCCTTGGTGTCCACCTACTCAGGCACACGTTGGGGCTGGCTCTGACTCATCTGGCTTcccactttttcttctttgttcttcttcTCTCCCTGAAGCAGGAGAGAATccagcttttatttaaatgaggCCCCATAAACATAAGCAGCTGCAATACACTTCCCTGTACAAAGTAGGGCAGGTTTTTAATGGCTTACACTTCCTTAGACTTGGCTTCTTCCCCTCAGCCTccacctctgcctctctcccGAAAAGATGAGAGAGCCCAGGTTTTCGCATGTTCTTGTTAAGCTAGCCGGTGGGGAGCAGAAGCAGTGCCACTGAGTCCTGGGCAGGCTCCAGTGCCGAGTCCCTCCGACAGCTCCCAGGGCTCTCCCTGGGTCCTGGTCCCCCTCCTGCAAGCAGGGATGCCCCCTGGCCCCAAGAGAAAGGCAGCCAAACTGCATGCATGTGTGGGGTTCGGCTCAGCACCTTTGCAGCCCTCCAAATCCAGGTCTAGGCTCAGCCTAACCCCAGTGGGCTGGGTAAGGAGTGCTTGCAGACCCCAGCAGCCTGGCTGCGTCACCCCGGAGATGTTATCTCCAGGGCTGTCATTTCCACCGAAGCTTGTGCAGGTGCACAGTGCTGAGGGCTGGCAAAGCGCGGGTTGCATGAGGGACAGGGATCCACAGGCAGACGCGGCCGTGGTGGCCAGGCTCCACAGGATGAGATGGGGTCATCTGTAGGGGGGTCTGTGGGGTCAAGCACTTTCCTCCCAGGGAGTTCCTACACACGTAGGGCTTGCTGTCACACAGTGTGTGATAGGCACATCTGCCTGTGATCGTTATGTATCATCTTCTTCACTCTGTGTAAGCAGTTTGGATAGTGCTCTTGAGTGCACGGGAAACTACTCACTTCCCAGGAGTGCGGTCCCTGCGCAGAAAAGATTAACAAATGAATTACGCAAGCGCAGCACTGTGAGGAGGAGCTGTGGCCATGAGCAGCTGAGCCAGTCTAGAAAGCTGCTGGGACCTCATGCCGCCCCCAGGACAGCTTTGCTACCCCCTCCCCTGCCATGCCACACCCAAGCCCCACGTGCCAGCCCTAACCTTACCCCTACTCAAGGAGGGACGTGCCCTACACTCTACGAGCTGCTTtaccccctgccctgctgcagccgtGGGTAGGGGTCTGGCAGCCTGCCGTGCCGAGCACCTCCTCACACCCTGTCAGGCGGCTGCTCAAgtggtaagaaaaaaacccagagcccTCTCCGGAGAGCTCGCCTTTATTTATTCCTCACCAGAAGCTGAGCATTCCCCTTCTCAGTAACTGGTAAAACCCCAAGGCCATAATTTAGCCGAACCTCCCCTCAAGGCTGGGACCTCCGTAGAGCACGTGGGTCCCTCTCCCCACTGCAGCTGGGACACAGCCCGGCTGGGACAcctggagctgggggtgccaCGGCCCCAGTGGGACTTTGCAGTGTTACGGGGCACTCATGGTTCTGCCTGTCTCCACCTGGGTTGTGctcctgctttttctgcaggAGCACCCAGGGCTTGAGCTTGCTGAGGAGTTTTGGACAGAGAGTGCCTGTGTAAGGACAGCACGCCGTGTTTCCATGCAGGACACCCTAGGCTGTGTTCGTCCTCAATAAAAAGCTCTTCTGCATTAAGACACATACAGGGCACGGTGGTGGGTGCCACGGTGATGGGACAGTACCTGGCCGGAGCCTGGCTCATGCTGCGGTGTGGTGGGAGCTGAGGGGGGCTGTTGTCCTTGCCGTCTCATAGCCAGCACGTGGAGGGACCCTAACGCTCATTCTCTGCTATCTTTTTCAGGGATGGAGGGATGCGTgtacagctgggagcagcaggagcatgGCACAGCCCCGCGGGGATAGGTGTGAAGGTGATTCCCCGTGAGGACACAGCGGGACCCCCCCAGACCCTGAGGAGCGTGGGGTCTCACTAGGAAGAGGAGagctccccttccttccctgccgGCCAGGTCTGCCTGCTGCCCAGTTGCCTACCGTGTTTCCAGAGATCTGTACCAGGATTTGGGGCTCGGAGCCCAGAGGTGCATTAGTGCCATAGGATTGCTGGGGACCCTGACAACGATGGGGGACCTGCCACAGAGGAGGGACATCCCTCGAGGAGGCCCTGCACCTCTGTGAGCCCTGGCTACTGGTGGCAgaggctgcctggggctgggctgctcagccagcccggggctgggggcagagctgcGGTGCTTGCAGGGCACAGCCAGTGAAGGGCGAAGAGCTGGGGACAGGGTCTGCAggggcagcccagagccccggGAGAGCGGGGCTGCCAGCTGAGCCGCTGCTCCTCTGGGGACCTCTTCCTGGGACTGGGGGACGGAGCAGCCCTTGGTCCCTGGGCTTGCCACAGATGTCCCCCTGTGCCCCACCGGCAGGACTGCTCCCCTAGTGCCAGTGCGGAGGGAGGGCCGCTCGTCTCACCATGGTGCTGCCACCGCCTGACAAGCGCCATGTCTGTCTGACCACTATCGTCATCATGACCAGCATGGCCTTCATGGACGCCTACCTGGTGGAGCAGAACCAGGGACCCCGCAAGATCGGCGTCTGCATCATTGTGCTGGTGGGAGACATCTGCTTCCTCATCGTGCTGCGCTACGTTGCAGTGTGGGTGGGAGCGGAGGTGAAGACAGCCAAGAGGGGCTACGCCATGATCCTGTGGTTCCTCTACATCTTCGTGCTGGAGATCAAGCTGTACTTCATCTTTCAGAATTACAAAGCGGACAAGAAGAACCTGGAGACAGTGGCCAGGAAAGCCCTGACCCTGCTCCTCTCCATCTGCGTGCCGGGGCTGTACCTGGTGCTGGTGGCCTTGGACAGCATGGAGTACATACGGACCTTTCGGAAGAAAGAGGACTTGCGGGGGCGCCTCTTCTGGGTGGCCCTCGACCTGCTGGATATCTTGGACATTCAGGCCAACCTGTGGGAGCCACACAGGACCGGCCTGCCCATCTGGGCAGAGGGGCTCATGTTCTTCTACTGCTACATACTCCTCCTGATCCTGCCTTGCGTGTCCCTCAGTGAGATCAGCATGCAAGGGGAGCACATTGCCCCACAAAAAATGATGCTCTACCCCGTCCTCAGCCTGGTCACTATTAACATTGTCACCATCTTCATCCGGGCCATCAACATGGTCTTGTTCCAGGACAGCAGGGTCTCCACCATCTTTATCGGCAAGAATATCATCGCGATCGCCACCAAGGCATGCACCTTCCTTGAGTACAAGCGGCAGGTGAAGGAGTTCCCCCAGAATGCCATTGCCCTGGAGCTCCAGCAGAACTCCCTCTCCCACAACCAGACCATCCACAGCGCACAGGGCATCCCCCACGAGCTGTCACCCACCAGCGAGATCCTCGACACATGAGGGATCACCCCCAGCCGAGTGTTGGTTCAGATAGCCCCGTACTGAGTGGAGGAAGGATGCTGCTCTCTTGCTGCGCGGGGCGAGCGCGATGGACAAATCCCGGCAGCGAGGGCTTTTCTAGGCACAAAACACCAACCATGTTTTAATTGAGCTATGGAGTGTCCCCTAGATGTCTTCATCTCAGGTATAACCCTAGGAGTCCTCCAGACAAACCAAATGAACTTGCAAAGGACCTGAACCAGCtaaccctctctctccctcccgccACCTTCTCCCCTCCTGAGCAAAGACCACTAAGGTTGCAATGTCCCTTTTTACTCCTCAAGCACCTCACCTTTACTCCAAGCCTGGAACGAAGATTTTGTTACCGGAGACCTTTTTATGGAGTGGGGACAGGGGCATAGGTGTAcgggttgggggggagggtgggatgTTTGAACCAGTAAACCCTGTGATCATAGATGTCTTTTATCTCCAATGGTTGTGTTTACAGTTTCCTATTTATAATGGCTCCCGGGGGCTCCTGGGCTGCCCCGGGGGCCAGTGTCCTTATGGTCAGTGGCAGGCAAGAGCAGCAAGCCCTGTGGtagggagcggggctgggggctggcatGGCTCCCCTGCCCTGGGACGAGGGGGACTGCGCCTCCACCAGTTCACTACGCCGACTCTGCTGGGAGCAATATTTGACAAGCTAAAGCTAATCTAATGCTGGTGTTTTATGTGTTTCATTCACTCCAAACAACTCAGCACAATATTTCTACTTTTAGAagggtctctctctctctccctgccgtTGCAAgactccctgcctgcagcagccggTGCAGCCGCCCTGGCCCCGccggcactgctgcaggcaggcacGGGCACCCAGGAGGGCTTAGTAATAAGGGTGGCGACAATGCATTTCACTCTGTCATCGAGCGTTTATAAAGAGGGCTGCTTTCCACAGctactatatttttaaaataaaatattgaaaaaaaaaaaaaaaaaaaaaaaaagctgggaagGACATGCTGCCCTGGACAGGCAGCTGGGCTTGGGTGTGGGCACGGGTCTCCTCCGCCGGCGTGCGCGGTGGCGAGGGGCTCGGCTGGCCGCGGGCAGCAGGGCGGGAGGCAAGGGCCAGCCGAACAATAAAAGCCCCGTGAGAGCAATGGCTTCTGGTGGTCTCTTTTCTGCCAGCGTGGGGACGGAGGGGGACAGCTCAGGGGGCAGCTCCCACATGGCCCAAATCACTTGTCTCGTCCTTGTCTATATCCAGCTCCCCTGGACCCCCAAGTGCCGTCCCGAGGTGCTGTGCCCTGCACTCGTCGAGCGGTGGGcgcagaaagcaaataaatcatTTTTCCAGCTGAGAGGGTTCCCCAGGGGTTGGGCACCTCTCAGCTGCCTTCAACTGGGGGAAGGCACAAGGGAGACAAGCAAAAAAGCTGCATGTCAAACACACTGAAAcgggatatttttgcttttttctaaaccaaacatttcattttgaggAGACAGGAATAAATGCCTGATGCTGTTTACATTTCTCTTCCACATTTTGTCCTGGCTCTGCTTATCGAATTTGACCTGAATCCACAAATCATTTTAGTCCCATCTTTTCAGCCAATCATGATCTGTCCAGAACATTTCACCCAGCCCTGATCCAGCCTTCCAAATTTAGGACCAGCCAATCACAGCCCTGCTTGGCCACCCTGTCACCCAGGGATGACTTTGTGGGGTGGGTTCTCTACCGGGAATAAATCTGCTGAGAAATAAAATGGTATCTTTGCCAACAAAAGTGAGTTTGCAATAAATTTAGCCGACTGAAAaagtttcttcctcctttccctcagaGAACATGAGAGGAAGAGGGCAGGTGATTTAAAAGGTTTTagcagaaattaattaaattgcTAAATTATTCTGGAATACCTATGGAATTACACATTACATCTCTACTGGTGCCATTAAAATACCTGCGATTAACATCAGTACAATTAACTCCCAAGTATCTAATAACATTCTGCCACTCTTTTAGGTAATTAATTTATGAGCCTTTGTTTTACAGCTCTTCCCCAGAACTGAGCGGAGGAAAACCTGCAGGTGCTGGAAGCGTGGTGCTGCCAGCTCCAGCGCGGTGCTGTGCAGCCCGGGGCTGGGACGTGCCGGCTTGGGCAGCGCCCAGCATCAGGCCGCACCCGCAGCGGTATTTTATCCTGGGGATAAAATAAATTGCCTGGGGGTTACTCTGACAGGTTGTTGCGTATATTTTTGTTCTGTCTCAGCCTGCTACCTAGCTCTCCAGCTGTGCCATATATTGGAATAAGTTAATATTCCCTTGAGCCTTATCTGTTGCTAAGGTTGCTTGGGAGGATATCTGACTATGCTCCCTGGATGGAGCCTGCATGGAAAGGGAATAGTGCTTTATCCTCCTGGTGCCATAACATCCGAGCAGGCTTAGGAGTCCCCACAACCTTTTCCCAAGGCTGCAAGGCCCTGCTTTCCACTTTTCACTTTCCGGTGACACGGAGTTGTTGTGGTTGTGGAGAGGGGTGTCCTTGGGGAAGGGCTGCCCTGAGCCGCTGCATTAGGAGCAGGAGTGGGAGGGGAGGTCCTGGAGGCGATGCTCACCTGGGATGCAGTGCACTGCATCGCTCCCGTAAAGGTACCTGAGCTCACTGGTGCTCAAAGCCTGCTCTGTGgcgaagggagggaggagagtcTTTTCTCATCTTCTGCTGTTCAACATCCCCCAGGGGCTCCGTGTGCATCGTGTTTCTCACTCAGCAACACAACCCTTTCTTTTCAAAGCCATCTTGAAAGCAAGTGTTACgagcccctccacagcagccacCGGAGGAAGgctgggaagcagaggagagaagagcTAGCTGGGAAAGGCGGCGTGGTGGGCGTCTGCGAGCAGAGGGAAGAGCCAGCACAGCCTGCAAAGACCTTGGAGACATGGAGACAGCGCAGCAATGGGAGCACTGCAACTGTTCCTCACCCAGTGCTTGCTCAGGGCAATGcaagctgctgcctcctccccaaaATCCAGCCCTGCCCAGTAGAGACAAGACCCCTGGGAACCGTGGGACCAGCAGGAGGGACAgcatggtggtggcagctgcGCAGGGTGACTGGCTCCCAGCCTGGCTGTTTGTTAGGGGAAGGTGATATTTTGCCACGGGCAATGAGGACTAAAGGAAACAATTAAAACTAAATAGGCTGGAACCGAGCAATTTTTCAGCTTTCCGCTGAGAAGGTGTGTTGGCAAAAGAGCTTCTTTGTGAAATGAGAAATCCTCCTGGCAAGCTATAGACTCCCACCTGCTGAAATGAAAGCAGCACAACAATAATGCAGAAGAAGGGACGCAAATTCCCAGCCCTCCAGTGGAAAAATCCACGGGGGCGGCATCCCTCGCTGCTGTTCAAAAACAGGCCACGGGCACAAGGGAGCCCTTGCCCTTGGTGAGGAGAGGCTAGTGGTGCTTGGGGACCCAAGTGGTGCTGTCCTACCAGTTACTGACCCACTGGGCAGCGCTGAGGTGTATGCCTTCTTCCAAGCCAAGCGATAGCCTCCGGAGGAGCCAGGTCCACCCCATAGCTTGCAGGGGACACCAGAGCAATGGCACCCTCTGGAGATGCAAAACCTGAGCCTCTCTGAGCCTTCCTACCAGGCTGGTCCCAAAGGGCAGCAAATTGTCCCAGCCCTGCACCGCCTGCTCTCCGGGCAGCGGGGTTGGGCTGGACTGAACCCATCCACTTCCCAAGCGGTGGAGAACTGCAAAACAGGAGCTCACAAGTAAGCTGAGCAAAGCAAGCCATACCAGGCTGTTGTGAAGCATCGAGCCCAGACAAATCCATCTGGGTCCTGTCCCCCCTGCCAAACATTTGGATGAAGAGGCAGCAATGGGGTtgagctgctgcctgcctgaCACTGTCTGTGAGAAGAGCCTGGACCCAGCTCTTATGTCCCAACAGCCTCATGGTACCTGCAGTACCTCCACCTTTCTCACCGCCTTGAGCTGAATTTTACCCTCCTGGGAGCTCGCATCCAGCATGCAGCATCACGAGCCCCTTGCTGCTGCGGTGACCTGTGTGCCAGCGTGCTCCCCAGCTATGGGCACTGGGAAGACAAGTGGGATACGAGCTATAGCTTTTCTTTCCCAGGGTCCTGGCAGCTCTCACATGTCCTGCTTGTCCTCTGACGGTCTCCTTTTGGCAGGTGAAAATACCTGATGCTGCAGCCCCTGTGcatggctgggaggagggaggctggcaTCAGGCACCGAGCCGAAAGCACCCTGCGGTCCTGCAGCCAGATTCTCCGCATGAGTACAGCACTGGTCTCTTTGCAGGGTCCAAAAGTGCCTGGGAGAGTTTGGGAGAAGATAGACACCCACCTGGGCAATACAGCACAAGGATGGCCCTGCGGTCAGGCTGGCTCTCTGCAGTGGGAGATTTTGCAAATGACAGGCCAAGAGTGGggtgcctggggacaggctgctcTCCAAGCCTAGCCCAGCATCTGCTCCTTTTTCCTGGGGTTTAATTATCGCTCCCACCCTGGTCCTTCCCAGAGCACAGGCTCCCTCGCAGCCCCAGGGCACGGCTGCTAACGCGTGGCCAGGGAGCAGTGAGCCCCAGTCCCAGCCAAACACCCACTGCTGCCTCGCGGGTACCTGACAGCATCACCTCCTAAAGTAACCCTGGGAAGGCGCAGGGGGCAGAAGCTGCCTGGGCTGTGGGGAAGcagcagcggggtgcagggagatactgtcctgcaggcagcggagcGGCGGGATGCTTTGCCTCCTAACCTGCACTGCTCCAGTTTCCTCCTCAAGCACGCCGTGTGCTTGtgtgcacagccctgctgccacagGCACCACAGGTACAGCGGGGAGGGATCGAGGCTGTCGGGTTGTATTTAACTGAGTAGGGTAAAAAGGCTCTCCATTCCCTCCCTTGCGAAATCCGTATGGCCTCCCCGCGGGGTGCCACGCGTCCCACTGCCACCCAGTGCAGCCCTGTGCATGGTCACCTCAGACCGTAtgcaaataagtaattttttttttgttttcttttgttcaatCTGGGTTAATTTGTTGAGCGGAGGGAGACTGAACATTCATGCCAGTAACTgttttcctcctgcctgccccagatTCACTGCACTTCTTTAGCTCAGGCCAATGCTGCAATAAAAAATGAAGGGCAGGTGTCCAGAGCACCATAACAGCAATTCCCGTCTGCCTAAATTcctcctgcccaggctctgtGGCAAAAGTTTGAGTTTCTCATTAATTTTATCCTAACTTTGAATGCCCTGGATTTTTCAGCTGTGTCTGGTTTTTAGGTCTGGCATCCTTGAAGGATAATACCATTTAAGTTACTGATTCAAGCTTGCTCACTTAATTTCACCTTAATAAAGATTTTATGTGGTTTTGACATGTTCAGTGTCTCAAATGTATTGACACGCAGCCTGAAGAAACATTATGACCATAATGGCTCAGGACGCATTAAAAAGACCCTGGCAAAGCATATTGATTGCCCTCTTTTACAGTTGTTTGAAGACAAAGACCAGTCAAAGGGAAGAGCAAGTACTGTAGTTTGGTTTTATGTGAGCTTCCCTGATGTTACAGCATTTCATGTGTGCAAAAGGCATTTACAAACATATCTCTGCAAGTTCTTCATCGGGATGTGGAGAAGCAGTAGTCCTGTTGCTGGAGCTGGGATGCTGTCATGAGGGggatttcaaaggaaaaatgctgCAGGTAGCAGAAAAGTCACCTCCAAGGAAGGGGTGTCaaagtgtaaataaataaataagtgaagaTGCCCAGATCCTCCCCACTGGTGTATCCCAGAGGAAAAGCCCACAGGCTGACCATGGCTTTCTGGGGACTCGCTGTAACACGTTGAGGGAAATGGTAAATCATCTTCCAAAACCTGTCCTTACAGCTGTGGGCTTCCCCATCCACTATTCCCAGGTAAGGTACCCTCAATGTCTGTGCAAAAATGCAAACACATTATGGGCATGGTACGCTAAGTGCAACTGAGATAAAAATTAGTATAATGATCCATTGGCAGGGGTAGGAATGTGCTTGAGATGGGAGAGGAGGATAATTAGTGCCTTGTGGCCAATATTTGCATACAAATATACACCCCAGAGGCCCCTGTGCAGCCACCTGCCCAATTGCTAATGGGAGGAGTTTTTGAAAGGACATTTTACTAATTGCAACCATTTTTCTCCAATCCAAGCAAGGGTGATTTCTGTTCAGAAGAGTCATGCATCAAGGAAGAAAACCGGCTGCAGCAAAACAGCATCATCTCTAACAGTACAACAACACGTTattttgctgggctgtgctggtcTGGGCTCTGCCCTCTGCACTAGCCCAGCATGAAGGTGCAGCAGCCAGTGCTGAGCTCCCACTTGGCTTTTGGATAGGGCAGAGAGAGCGGGGGTGTCCCAAGAAGCAGGTCAACAAGACACACGCAATGAGGGGACTGGCTGAGGTTGAGGTCCAAGGAAGGACCTTCCTCCTTCACCCTTAAAGTG is a window encoding:
- the TMEM121 gene encoding transmembrane protein 121, which codes for MVLPPPDKRHVCLTTIVIMTSMAFMDAYLVEQNQGPRKIGVCIIVLVGDICFLIVLRYVAVWVGAEVKTAKRGYAMILWFLYIFVLEIKLYFIFQNYKADKKNLETVARKALTLLLSICVPGLYLVLVALDSMEYIRTFRKKEDLRGRLFWVALDLLDILDIQANLWEPHRTGLPIWAEGLMFFYCYILLLILPCVSLSEISMQGEHIAPQKMMLYPVLSLVTINIVTIFIRAINMVLFQDSRVSTIFIGKNIIAIATKACTFLEYKRQVKEFPQNAIALELQQNSLSHNQTIHSAQGIPHELSPTSEILDT